The following proteins are encoded in a genomic region of Liolophura sinensis isolate JHLJ2023 chromosome 7, CUHK_Ljap_v2, whole genome shotgun sequence:
- the LOC135471190 gene encoding circumsporozoite protein-like translates to MMKFTLLSIFLVALSLANAARLTSKAPEDTQATERTQVPQVPEGSQAPEKTQEPEGSQVPEGTQAPEGTQEPERTQVPQGPLAPERTQEPEGTHVPEGTQAPEGTQEPDRTQEPQGTQVPEGTQAPERTQEPQGTEESVQEEYPEVPEEEAVTADEGDIADVENDEDDQDQRRVECTPGVEFLEDPKNCGRFYQCVNGVPNRLDCPAGLYFNINTKVCDWPSNVNCDLDRCDRRRVGRWSGSEDDAQSTVSCPRGHLPLNCAATDPSRSDGVFLDGRTCTAVNSAGGPGQRAVATCVRVAIDEAVITIVTSGRWLRTPIAQCPRGYRVMNCFIRNPWNHVRFAHPYMILSGNYCRAHRTCTAGRGCMAQAVCRRRAGF, encoded by the exons ATGATGAAGTTTACTCTACTGAGCATTTTCCTTGTTGCCTTGTCTCTGGCCAACGCGGCCCGGCTAACATCTAAGGCGCCAGAAGACACCCAAGCGACGGAGAGAACTCAGGTACCCCAGGTACCCGAGGGAAGCCAGGCACCCGAGAAAACCCAGGAGCCCGAGGGAAGCCAGGTACCCGAGGGAACCCAGGCACCCGAGGGAACCCAGGAGCCCGAGAGAACCCAGGTACCCCAGGGACCCCTGGCACCCGAGAGAACCCAGGAGCCCGAGGGAACCCATGTACCCGAGGGAACCCAGGCACCCGAGGGAACCCAGGAGCCCGATAGAACCCAGGAACCTCAGGGAACCCAGGTACCAGAGGGGACCCAGGCACCCGAGAGAACCCAGGAGCCCCAGGGAACCGAGGAGTCCGTACAGGAGGAGTATCCAGAGGTGCCGGAAGAGGAGGCAGTCACCGCTGACGAAGGCGACATCGCCGATGTTGAGAATGATGAAGACGATCAAGATCAACGTCGAGTAGAGTGCACCCCAGGAGTGGAGTTTCTAGAGGACCCCAAAAACTGTGGAAGATTCTACCAATGCGTAAATGGCGTTCCTAACCGCCTTGATTGCCCTGCCGGTCTGTACTTCAACATCAACACGAAGGTTTGCGACTGGCCATCCAACGTAAACTGCGATCTGGACAGATGCG ACAGAAGACGGGTGGGCCGCTGGTCGGGAAGTGAAGACGATGCCCAATCAACAGTCAGCTGCCCACGGGGTCATTTGCCGCTCAACTGTGCCGCAACGGACCCCAGCAGAAGTGACGGTGTATTTTTGGATGGTCGCACCTGTACGGCTGTTAACAGTGCTGGAGGTCCCGGACAGAGG GCAGTTGCAACCTGTGTGCGTGTGGCCATAGATGAAGCAGTCATCACCATCGTGACAAGTGGAAGATGGCTGCGTACGCCTATTGCCCAATGCCCACGGGGGTACAGAGTGATGAACTGCTTTATCAGAAACCC ATGGAACCATGTACGCTTTGCTCACCCGTACATGATCCTGTCCGGGAACTACTGTCGTGCTCACCGAACTTGTACAGCTGGGCGTGGATGTATGGCGCAGGCCGTGTGTCGGAGGCGAGCCGGATTTTAA